The DNA sequence TCATACGACAGACACAGCGGTTTCATTATGACTGTGAAGAAGATTAAACAACATTTTGACAATTTGGAATATGCCTTTCTCCAGTACAAGTTGTGTAGCATACTGAGCTTTTAATCTCAGTTATGATCGTAATCCGCACAGGCAGCTTGGGTGGTCTTAAGGGAGGAGTTGGTACGTTTGCTTCAGTACATTTGGTAGTATCTCAGGGACAAACATGagaacaagtgataaaatttgtcAATACGAGAAATCGCTGTCGAGTTTGTTAATTGGTCGCTACTACACCTAAAATAGTAAATATGATCACTTCCAACAGTCCAACCATAATTTGTGATTATCCGTCTTCAAGATGAACtgttcttcattttctgttggTTAGAATAAACAACACGACCGCTATTTCAGCTTCTTGCATTGGCAAATCACTTGTTtcccccctgagaaaccacttGACTTCGCTATTATCCCATCAGTCCGATCCTTTAGCGCGTGCAAAGATaacgggtatcgtgaataaggtctattggtTTTCCTAGTACTTATATCcgctggatagtaatttatccggtGCGGTAGCGCAACAACCGGAACCTCAAGGATAGACATTGGTCATTACTCAAGGGTTTTACGTGTGTTCGTTTAGGATAAAACGAACCATCATGCAGAAGCTCTAAGAtctctttttgtcattttagaTGCACTGAAAGACAGTTAGTACTTGGGCACAACATATTGCTACTCGTTAGATGTAAAAATCAATTAACAGTTTTATCTCAGATTTATCGTCGTGAAAAACGTTAGCCGTAAAAAATTCCTCACAAATATAAAAACGATGAAAATGATATTGCACGAAATTCAACTTAATTTACTAACCTGGAAAAATAACCTGGGCAGTCTCTTGCGATGTCTTTACAAAGCGATCTGCAGGGAGTCTTAAGGACGCGCTTGGTTTCATGCAGAAAACATGGGGGAAAGTGCTTTCCACAATATAACTTCTCTATGTTTTTTCGACATTTCGGATACTTGGCTAAAATTTCTTCTTGCCTCTTAGAAAAATTTCGTTGTAGAATACTTCCATTATAAGTTTTTCCCCAATAATCTCCGTAAATCATTTTCTGCACCTCCTCCGACAAATGAGTGTGTGAGTAAACTCCCAAGTCTTTGCAAGCGGGAATAATCAACTCTTGACACCCACGATCCAGGGGACCTAAAAGAAGAACAGGAAAAGGAGTCAAAAAGTGTCATTATAGTTTTCATCGCGAACTATCCCGGACAGGAATCTTTTCCCCTGTCTAAGAACGGCCCATCCCTTTGAAACGTGAATTTAtattataattttatatataaaaaagaaaataataaatacaacaacaaaCAGTCTCAGCGAATGCTTAGATAATATTGAGACAATGTTGGAACTGGGAATTAAAAAGCCCCTCAGCGTAGCATAAAACGAGACAATAAATTCAAGTCGTTTTACCCTATTCAACCTCGATCACGTGATGTTCAATACCCTTTGTAATCTTGCAGAGGCTAACAGACGCGCTCTGGCATTTTAAAGGACTCAAGGTCGTTGagaagacctttctttttagcCCCTTCCTCAAAGCTCCAATGagatgttattattattattattattatcgtcattTATAAGAATAGCAAAAATACCCTCTGTAAATGTGTTCTCGGTAAAATATCTCGTCCTAAAAGATGCAGTTAGAGACCTTGGGGTGCAAAGTGACAAGCGCTTAAATTCGGTTAAGGTCAAGTAAGGATGACATTGCCAGGCTTTAGTCACTTCAAAACGTCGAAGATAGAATTTTGTTTTATCCTTAATTAAAATTCTATTCACCTCTAATTTGTTGTTGGGATGTAGGCtgtccaggcgttcagatagtggagcgagggcgaaaaaaaaagcgaacaaagaaaaacaaaagaaagaaaaggaaaacggCGAGATAAGGGAGGAAGGTGCGCGTGCGATGGGCAAAGAGATTTTTTGGGACCAAAACTTGGTACCGTTCAGGTTTTTTGCGCGCGGAATCTGAGCTCCAATTAGGCTTAAAAGTGGCGGCAACCAAGGGTTTCCTGTTCTCGTTTTGTCTCGCGTCCTTCGCGCGCTGTCTGTTCTCTGGATCCACACTTTCAGTGACGAAACGACAGCAATTGACGCTTGGACCGGATGAGAAAGACATCAATtgttctagcctgcgaaaacagccgtttctcctcgctcttcgccgctggggacgtttcgcgagtaGGAACGTAAAGCtgaacaaatttgtatttggaaccccatgagcAGCGGAtcattatgtaaacattgatttacgttcCCAAaatatcgccccatgtaaggaaatccatGAAACTCTTGGATTCTCgattccacgccatggattccggattctaatcGTTGCGGAATTCTGGATTACTTAAGGTGTATTCCGGATTTCAGGTATTGGATTCAGGTTGATTCCTTGTCAGTGAAACTTAGTTTCTGGCTtctaatcgttagtgggattccggatttcttaAGCTTTATTCCGGAATTCAAAGCccaggaatctggaatccaaagcaaaaatttcccagacTCCCTTACatgtaccctgggtaccagaggtttttcctCGCGTGCGACGGGGGGCTTCGTTTtgtcggccgaaggccgaagacagcctctggcacccagggtacctTACATGGGACGAAAAATATGTGAACAGTCACAAGGTAATGGCACCTCGTCACTCTCCTTAAtctcccctcttttttctttcgctcACGCCATTTTAATGAGCTTGAGACAATGGAAAATAAATTTCCAACCAAAAATTAAACGACAACATTGACATAATACAAGAAGTTGTGATTTCCGGAAGTCATGACCTACACACATAGTATCGACAGTAATTCATAGGAGTCGTTTGCTCGTGCAAGGGCAAATTCCGCACCTTGGATCAAAAGAGCATAATATAAGACTCCTTCCCATTATGCAACAAAATTGTGGCAGAATAATAAAATGATATATACATCgaaattcctttaaaaaattaaagatatcATTTTTTTCGTACAGTAGGCTGAGCCATCACTATCTGTTGATAAAACTGAAGCGTACTGCAAACGTCTCTTATTTCCTTTTCAAGATAACGACCCTGTCTCTAACACCCTCGTCTCCCTTCTGGCATTGGGCACTTTATAAAGGTATTGGTACTTACTTGGTATGCTGTCGTTTGTCCTGAAGTTTGGCGGCTCGACGCACTTTTCGTCGCTTGGTTCTTCATCGGGAAGACTAAGACACAAAGCGAGTAATTCTTCCATGTACTTCTGCATGAAGTTAGATCCACGAAAATCAGTGTACAAACACTTCTTTAAAAGCTCTCCACAGACACGCTTGCAAGGAAGCACGCGCTTCCCGCCGTTGCCACATTTAGGAAACGTACTCGAGCACTCCATGGTCACCACTAGGTTGAGGTCTGCGCATTTTTCCCATATTTGTACGGCAGTTTTCAAGGCGCTCGCCAACACGTCTTCAAATTCGGGCTTGTTTAGCCTCTCAGGcaaagagaaggaaaaattgTAGCCCGCTGATGTGCAGATGTTAAAAGGAGAATTCACAAGACTTTTGCATCTGCCGTCTGCGCTGGATTCACAAAACACTGCTATTAAGACACTGCATAGTGATATGCAGCATAAGAAAGCTACTGAAGGAAATTTCATGGTTCATCCAGCTGTCCACTTCACTAATTGACTTGATAGAAATGACGGTCAGATCCTTGACTAGACTTCCTCAACCgcatcaaaattaaaattctaggACTAACCGGAACCTCATCCTTCCGTTTAGATTGTTATATATTGTGCCGGCAGATTTCGAGCAGAGTTAGATTTCTGTCGAAAGACTAAGGTAGATTAGAAGAGTACAAATTGAGCAGAACAAAGGAACTTTAGGAACACTATTGATATATGCATATATACAGTTTTGGTACAACTAGAATTTCGAAAAGACAAATTACGTGCGAGACTGCTGGCGCCAGAGCATTTTAAGTGAGCAGAACCTATCCAAGCTTATTTCCGTTTGTAAACAGCCATTACATGCAATTGAAGCATCgtaatttctctttttaataTGCTAGGATGTTAGTGGGAAGCCGAGGATGGGAACATAAAGACTTTTGTTCATGGGGCATCGTAGCTTAATCAAAactaaaacacaaacagcggtgataaacatattATGAACTTTCGCATTTTTACATAAATTCGACGGTTTCGTATGCTAGTCATCAtactttttcaaaagtgatcaaAAGTGACCGTTACAGAATATGACGAAACTATTTATGCCATTTCACTCCCATCCAGGAGCCttttaatctcgtacccagatctcccacggccaagggAAAAGGAGATCTCACTTTtcagtgtaaaacagagtgagatctgggtacgagattagggGCCcttatgcccgggggggggggggggtgggggaagggaaCTCCTGAGAATTCCTGGTGGGGACTGCCgcctggttctccaaatcctaaccctacttcagatttaaaaaatgtgtcatttttcacacccgttttcaggaCTCGtctctaagaaattatgtcattattacttagattagaatagtaacaaaaaaatgtcttaaaatccat is a window from the Porites lutea chromosome 10, jaPorLute2.1, whole genome shotgun sequence genome containing:
- the LOC140950051 gene encoding uncharacterized protein, producing MKFPSVAFLCCISLCSVLIAVFCESSADGRCKSLVNSPFNICTSAGYNFSFSLPERLNKPEFEDVLASALKTAVQIWEKCADLNLVVTMECSSTFPKCGNGGKRVLPCKRVCGELLKKCLYTDFRGSNFMQKYMEELLALCLSLPDEEPSDEKCVEPPNFRTNDSIPSPLDRGCQELIIPACKDLGVYSHTHLSEEVQKMIYGDYWGKTYNGSILQRNFSKRQEEILAKYPKCRKNIEKLYCGKHFPPCFLHETKRVLKTPCRSLCKDIARDCPGYFSRELSYNDTVYCGSFPEGAEGELFCDLKEWPSPYYWVNFVRGRSGSHTVRPTPSSTPSTKGPLMQWPTGVATLTTAAIEGDTTPTTAAFEGQ